The genomic interval ttcaagtatactgtattaggcctctgttcacagggcctccacatctgcattttaaacatatactttatatcatatgtatttgtatattgacatttatgtgaagctgtgaccaatttctgccaaccattaatttaaacgaaattagatactaattgcttgctatagtaaaattataaatagtaaaagtaatgtattcatacaactgtctgggttgttctttttagtattatcatttctgtgccaagctatcatCAGTAACGAAATCAACACCTTAGGAAAATTGTTCACACTATATTTTAAGTAActgttttgatatcaaattagtgTTTCTTCTCTGTtgttatacatacatgtattacagaTAAAAGAAACTTCACTTAAATACACTACAcaacattttataattatgttcatGAATAAAGCAAACTGAAGTATGAGGATTGATCAATAAATTCGCGTACATCGTCGATATTTCCATTACAGATAAAGGTGACGCTATGATATTTCACCATTTTTAGAACAATATAAGACAAGTATGCATGCAATTGTTTAACTGAACTTTACTTTGTATATGACAATTATGAATCACCAAAGCAAGAagtaatttacagataatctggaCACTATAACCTGACGGGTAATAGATTCATACATAAACTGTACACTGCAAACATACACGAGGCCACTCATGTACtcacaaaggttaaaaaaacGTATCATCCATATATGGCAATTTTTTCATTGTTGCAACCTGTATTCacatattttgattttcatttattaatgtccgtaagtattgacctggcactcattaatcttcgccagtaCCTATAAAGTTAACCGATGACACTGTGTGGTAGAGTGTCGACTTCGATACATTCAAATTCAAAGTAGTGTTATATTATCGGTTACACATGTTCCGTGAATTtcaattgttttcttttgtagtatttattttttggaaaggctggtgacaagtaatttgtcttttaatctaaatacttttaaaaatcttgtattaGACGTTTTCTACAACGGTTGAATACaattgtatttctttcaataaatgaactataaatatcatgataagtttgatcagataagtatgGCAATTTCTTTCCTTTTGagtttgcagataaaatttgaaaaaagatatgGTTAAACATAGGACTCGATCCCACAATCCCGAGATTGACAGCTAAATGCTTTGTCCGCGCAGCTGCCTACACATGTGACATCATGTATATTAGGAAATGTATATGGAAAAGGTATATCGCTATTTAGGTCCAGACGCCGATAATTAATTTACGGAAGTATTcagaatattcatgagtgctTTATCTTTCAAAGGCAAGgaagggaggtaatcaaagaACATGTTTCAAGGGAGAtattctttttctgaaaaaaaaagttctgcagTGCGAGTGAGATAGAAAATTATCTCATTGATAATTTTCAGTGTTTCACtcgttagcataaaataaaaagtagtaACAAGAGAAACACATCTCCAAATGCATGCAGTTATGTGTAAATATGTAGTGAAACAGTTTCTTTCTCGTTGCAGTGATAGATTTTAGGAAACATTTACAAATACGAGcttgaataaaatatcaaaagattaAAGGTAGCTcatccgtaatgacaatcggtaatttcaGTTCGATTACGTTGTTTTCCGTACGTGATTTAGGCCATTCTTAGGGACATTATTTCAATTCCATGCTGGAAAATGCCGAAACAACATACGAGAATACGAAATCGTACGGAAATTGCTAAGAGTTTTTAAACGTGTTCAACCTATTTATATGAAACAGTAAATGCAGTAACGTTATGTGATTACGACCagcttctttttatatatttcatcctACATCAAAAAGTTATAGTACGCACAATGCACATTGATTGATAGGTGATGACGATATTTTTGTGATTCGGTACTTTCCCATATGTCTTGAAATCGACATAGTATTACATAGAAGTTTCGTTTGCCTATTTGATTTAACTCTGCAAAGAAATTCGATTTTTGTAAAAAGTATAACATGTGCTTATAAATCTGAAGCTGAATGGCATTtgatggtaaaagaaaaaaatacaaattaaagttTATTCTTTGACAGTCCACAACTTTACCATTTACCTTTAGACAGGAAGGAGAGAAATAAAATGGGAATTTTTACAGTTTGATATTGAAGAAAATAGTACACATGTGAGATATATTTCTAACCAAATTTAACTTTACATGTTACCTTTCGTTCAGCTtgtgtaaaatatcattttcaaataaatcaggGTCGCTTCTCTGTTTCTGTCTATTTCTAGGTCCAAAAGCTTGAACAGACAATATGTGTACATTACTGATTTTTTCCAAGCATCAAATGTACTTTTTTCACCTATTTTAAGGATCGACGGCTTTACCAAAACAGTCGTCACCATCCAATTCACAACTGTCGCTACAACATTTCCAATAGTATTATCCATTGTTGAAATTTTCTGCGTtgcttttttatttcagtctctaAGATTTTTGCTAAAACAGTAACTTGACATAATAACAGGAAGTAAGTAACATTAAGACCTCTTGAATCAATACAGCATCGTAAGGCAATAATCTTCTCACATTGTGTTAATGATTGGCTAGTCTTGGTCTTGAAATGGACCATTAATGCAATTTACCACCATAGCAAGAGTTATCaaacataaatttaaatagtTTAAATCATTTGAACTTAATTcttatcaacatattttaaataattatctaaaGTAAACACATGTGTAATGTcgtcatacatgtacatgaaccTCTTAGGAAGTCCTTTATTTTTATACAGGTGGCACTCTACTGATTGAGAAGCGAATCTTCGTAggttttttaagttgaaaaacaaaaatgcccTGAGCTTTCAATGAAAATACTACAATAtcataacatttaatttttttctttcaaattaatgTGTCAACAATCGCAACAACACAAAAAACATTTAACTGCTAAAAACAGCTTGTGTTTTACAAGTAAATAAGAACGGCCAGCAAAACAAATTCTTTATTGTTTGATATATAAATCCAATTCATTTTTACTTCATGACCTAGTTCTATAAGTAGTTCAAACAGAAAAGATTTATGAAATAATGAAGAGCGAGCCTTATAGATTCTCCTTCACAACCCCTACAACATAAAATTGCAAGctactgaaatattttcttattattgtaattttagaTTACTTTTTCTATCATAAATCTCTTATGTAAGAGTCGGAACCCAGCTAGCGTAAAGAGAAATGACTACGTTCATCGTATAAAGAAAGAGTTCCAAAATATCCACCAAACGTGTATGGGTTTGCTTAGCGCGGTATTAATAAGGGAGGGCGTTACACATAGTTGATTTTACTGACGAAATGACACTTCCGTCGGGATAACCGAAACTTATCGAGTTTTCATTGTACAAACTTCGTACGCATTTCGTACTAATCCGTATTAAAGGTCAGTCTTGGAATAGGAAACATCCGTGTATGAACATTATAGTAGTTCATGTAGTTGTAAGCAGTTCAACGTCTTTGACGACTCAAGAACTGGTGGTTAACATTACCCGAATACAGCTGCTGATGACAGCCcgttaaaaaaaagtaattaccCTGATCAATCCGcagcagcccgcccgcttaactaaatagggagagcgttggtctacggatcgcggggtcgtgagttcgattcccggacggggcatatgttctccgtgaagaaTTGATGAAAggcattgtgtctaaaatcattcgtcctccacctctgattcagtggggaagttggcagttacttacggagaacaggtttgtactggtacagaatccaggaacactggttaggttaactgcccgccgttacataactgaaatactgttgaaaaacggcgttaaacccaaaacaaacaaacaaatcaatccGCGGCATTCAATATCAGACAGAATTAATCCTATTAGTAAGCTTATTCGGTGAAAGACCGCAAAAATCCGCAGTACCTCTGTTCCTAACCGTTCATCATCCGCATTGTCTTTTGATTAACAGGTATCTGACCGCTGCAAATCCGTAGCAATTTACAGCAGATATTGCCCATCTGTGTTCCATTTAACTCAGTTCTCGTGCTATTTCCGTATCAATCTGTATCAAGCCTTTATTAACTAAACAATACCTACACGGATTGTCCAACATTCATGGACACCCGTGAGGGACAGTCAGTCAGTGTCAAATTCGAGAGCCCAATCCGTGAATGTGTGACAGAGGCTTTAAATATACTCGTATTTCGTCTAAAAATAAACACTTTAACTTACAgaattatcatttctttaaaggaTATAATTCTGTGTTACTGAACGCCTCTTCGAATCACAATGAAGAAAACAGTACTTTTTGTGTTGAAACTGCTGTAATGACATTAGATGTATTGGTGCGCACGGTATAAATTTAACGTCGTGAATTTGTTTAAACTTCGTTCTATCctggtttttttcttttataaatggACACCAAGTTATTAAACGTATCTTATTTTGAGCTCAtctgattttgaaaaagaaaccTACGAGGTAATATAGTCACTTGATCGCGGGTTCCTCATCTTTAATCATACAATACTGAGAATGATGAGTTCTTTTCTCTGAAATAAGAACATTGATCACTCTTGGTATACACCAATTAGATTGATATTGACTTAGTTGTGTGATGTTTTAACAGATATTACTACATGTGTTATTGCATGAAATAGCAATTTACTCCTTTCGTAGCATTCCTTTCGGGCAGTTCCGTACTTTTTATGATGCTTGACTATTCAAGTCCGTGAAATCGAGTTTCAAATTTTGATTTGTGTCATCTCCAGTAATTTTAGCAGgatcatgtttatttttaaaatatgtttcataacGTCAAGAAAATGTTTTCCCTGCATAAAGATAATTAATTATGGCTAATAAGAATGGAAACAAACCTTTTTTCcgaatttcaaaatcaaactaactaaaacattataattataaacCTATTAGCAAACAATGTCAAAAATTAACGTATTGATTTTTTTGTCCAAACTGGCTGAACTTGACTTGAAAATACCcaataaaatagattttttttacgaTTAATCCAAACAAATCAAAACGATTTAGAAACTTTGAAAGTTCCTGTTACTACCGTTTAAGTTCTTTAGATAGTATGTAAACGAATGGCATTGTCCTATACCTAAAAAAGAAATCGATTGTCATCTTTTAATGGAAAAGTTGTATCAAACAATAGTTTACAAATCAATTTACACCATATGTTGCTAATAAACAACATGTGTATATTTCGCAATTAAATAACTGATCATGTTTCTTCATtcagaaaaatacaaatattatgtcaataaattCTAAGTGGTGATTTAGATACTTTATTATATACTGGGTTGTGTTCatgattattttataaatggcTAATATGCGCGAATAATGGCACTCGAGAATTAAAAATATTCGGGAATAATTGCACtaaagaattaaaaatatttgtgaataatgGCACTCGAGAATTAAGAATTTTGTGAATAGCGGCACTcgataattaaaaatattaatgaataacGGCACTCGAGAATTAAGAATATTCGTGAATAACGGCACTCGagaattgaaaatatttgtgaataacGACACTCGAGAATTAAAAATATTCGTGAATAATGCTACTCGCGAATTAAAAATATTCGTGAATAATGCTTCTAGCGAATCAAAAATATTTGCGAATAATGCTTCTCGCGAATCAAAAATATTTGCGAATAATGACACTAGCCCATTGGAAATATTAgtaaatacaaatgtgcctcacgTTGTAAAACCCTTTGCGAATTCTTTACATCGCGAATAAGGCTGAAAATCATTAAGTTGCTAAATAAAGCCTATGCGAAAATCATTCAGTCTACGGTATGTTTATTCGAGTAGTACTATGCTGATGTCCTTATTAAGTTTCTAATGCCGAAAAAAGCATTTCTCCAGTAAATTGCTAAAACTGAGTCAAGAGTATGTTTAATTGTGCgttaatataatacattttatcttgaatgtaatgtttataattatatatcgGTGGTACTGTATATAGCAAGTTAAATCATGAAAGAATATTAGTGGACTTTTAGACTAAATTGCTCAATATTCCTAAACTTTCTCTTGGAATGTTTTCCATAGATCTGAGGATTATTCAAAGAACAATATCAAGTTTTAGAAAACTTGTTGTGAACATGTTTCCTCGAAATGTTCATCTACTGTTGATTTTAAGCTGGTCctaaatctttctttcaaacgtTGACGGTTTTGGAAACATCTTTTCAAAGAAATTCTCTAGGTCACGTTTTATGTCGTTTATCCGCTGACTATTCAACGGTCTGGTAAAGTTACCTGTCACAATGAGATACTTCGGCTTTCTGAAACAGAAAGCAATGCTCTTGTTACATAATTGCCGTAAACATAATCAAAGGATCACTAAATAAGTGGCAAAGGATAATAAAAGAAACGCATGAACTCATATGTAATCGAAacaaatattaacataaaagaacatatataatatttttcaaaccgATACATATACCACCAGAAAGGAGACACAAAAACTATATATAATCTATCAAATACTTCATTTGTACTAGAAAAGGGACACACATAATCAAATAATTTTACCACTAAAAGAGACCGAAGCATAAAGTGCTGACAACACATAAAATAACAGggttacaaacatttaaaataatatcacatttcttaaatattaaattttaggaAATTCTATGTAGTGTAGTGCTATGCAGTGCTTACAATGCCATTAAAATGTAAAGTATGCGCGAAAGGGGGAGATGAATTAATGACTGTCCAAAAGTTAGTTATCCTTGCATTTTAGTTTATTAAGGGGCTCTGTTGCATTGTTTATAATTTGTATAATAAAGTACAGctacaaaataaaattacaatactATTTGTTTTTGGCTaggttttcgaagaaaaatccggCCTGTAGATTAGGTCTGTCCGGGTGGATGGGCTGGTgggcggatggatggatggaaaTAATGAGTcccatgttaacctttttgttcactcaatatctggacaagtatttcacctaggatcttgaaacttcataggtatgttggtcttgatgtgtacatgacccctattgattttgggattactgagtaaaaggtcaaggtcacagggacttgaacattgaaaatggtttccactcaatatctggacaagtatttcacttaggaccttgaaacttaacTTCATGTGTTCGTTGGTCTggactgggtcaaaggtcaaggtcacagggacctgacaattgaaaatggtttccgctcaatatctggacaagtatttcacctaggaccttgaatcttcataggtatgttggtcttgatgtgtacatgatccttattgattttggagtcactggatcacaggtcaaggtcacagggacctgaacattgaaaatggtttctgctcaatatctggacaagtatttctcctaggaccttgaaacttcataggtgtGTTGGTCttaatgtgtacatgacccctattgatttcgggttactgggtcaaagtcaaggtcaatgggacctgaacattgaaaatggtttccgctcaataactggacaagtatttcacctaggaccttgaaacttcatacgtatgttagtcttgatgtgtacatgacccctattgatttcagggtcaaaggtcaaagtcacagggataaaaacattgaaaaatggtgtttttcttagttttatttttttacaccaatttatttctttaatttcattttctacttgTCCATTTCCTGTCTTTCCTTTTTCCTTCAATAGTGCTTATTAATTTGGAGATTATTTGttgtatgcctttattagaactttaatTCATTATCACCCCCTTCAGAAAATCCGGCCAAAACGCATTCAGGCGTTAGTTGCTTGTTAATGAATTGTTACCAGGAGAAGGAAGGTGCATGGTGTATTAGGAcaggttttttgttttgttgggtttactaTCTCACCGACAAATATAGGTCACATAGCattttccagctttggtggtaaAGGAAGACTCCAGTTGCCCCTCCGTAAATTATTTTATCAcaggcgagcacctgggtagaaacaccgaccttccacAAATCAGCCGAATGgcttcaacgccccgagtgaggctcgaacctacatcggtgggGCAAGTGACTTGAAGACAGCTACCTTAACCAATTGGTCCCGGAGGTCCCGTATTAGGCCAGGTGTGTTCATAATTGAGGTTATATAGTAGTACACACTAGCACAAGACCATGAAGAAGGTatcactgtacatgttataccctaatTCTGTATACTATGATAAAGATGGTCatgaacaggaaaatatactAGCCTATTCCAATCATGCATTTTTTAACCTAAACCTCAAAGTTCGGTATGTGGGTACAAGTGGTAATAAATCTTCCTTCGTGCATCAGCTCACAATGTCACCAGGCTTCTTATCGCAAAGATACtacatatttaatgtttttgtcaACGCTAAAGAAAATTTTTGGATGAACTGGAACCCTACTGATCTTTCGATCTCTAAGGGACGGGAACGTTTATATTTGGGTAAACGGTAGTATAATATAGAAATGAAATTGTTTGGATTAGGTCCTTTGAAAACTATTAAAGAAGTTATAAGAAAATAATAACTCTTAGGCCAGGCCCGGTACATGTTTTTCCAGAGAATGTTCGCAATTTCGTTATTTATGTCACGATTCTTGTCCCTAAGTTTGGGCCAGATCCGATTATAAATGAAAGATGAGTAATTCAAAGTATTTGGCAATCCAAGTTTACAGCATTCTGTAAACTTTCATAACTCATTGACAGAGAATAGTAAATTCACATTGTTTTTACAcgaaataataagaaaatcaGACATAATTATGATTTGCTTGGAATGCATGTAATAAGCCTAACATACTGTAGTTTTTTTGATCTATTAGTATTTAATAATTGCTGTTTCCAAAGATCATCTTCTCTATTGTCAATTGCAAGCATTTCCATTTCACAGCATTTAGTTGGCTCTctgtgaaaaagaaaaagaaatgctcaaTAGTGTGACGTTATCACAAGCGTAACAATTTTTCACGTGGATCTTAATTTATGTATTTCTTATGAGCTGATAGCAGTTTAACTATATCATAAACGTTAACTAGATACATTTAATTATGAAGCATAAGGcatacattttcatttcatatcatCTTTAGTTAAAGGAAATACTAACGAATACCAGAGCAAATTTAAAAAGGCAGTAGCAGCATGCTCTTACATTGTGCGTGTTCTTATACCACTAATGCCTCGCATTATAGCATCCACCAAGAAGTTATAATATGCAAACTGCAAGTTGACTGTTAAATGATGACGAAGTTTTTGTGACGAGGTGCTTTTCCATTCATCTGGAAATCTacataaattcatgaaaatataattCCCTCATTAAAAGATGCATACCAAgttattaaacattttgataaatataagaATCGTCCATATACAACTCAATCGAAACAAATCAATCAAAGGACAattaatgatattttctatatGATAGTAATGAAATATTGTGGAATAGTATATCATACCATTTCAATGAACTGAAGAATCAAATTTGTGACAATCATTTCTTACAAACATGCATctcatttttcataattatgcatTATTCTTGTTAGGTAAGAGAGAAACTGAAAACTTATATCGTTTGATACTGACTCAAACACACTTGACGAATTCTTCTAAGAACTTAAAAGTTTTACCTTTCGTTTAGTTGACgcaaaatatctttatcaaataaatgcGGGCCGCTGTTTGGTATTTGTCTACTTCTAGGCCCAAAGGCTTTATTGAACAGAAAATATGTGTGCAGTATAGATCCTTTCCAAGCGTCAAACATAAAATTCTGGTCACTTTTTGAGTAAGGATCAACGTCTTTACCAATACAGTCGTCACCATCCCATTCACAACTCTCTGTATAACATATCTGGTCGCATTTTCTATTGTTGACTCTTTCTGGTGGACACTTTTTATTACAACGTTTAAGACCACCTTTATAAAACCGTACCTTTAAATAATAACAGCAAGTAGGCTTTGCACCTCTTGAAACATTACATCAtcgcaataaaatctgtaaaaagaacctttggaagcatagaacgcaaccaagcaacattgcagactcagtttggtAGAGTCTGTTCGACAAAATCTTCATACAGTATCCTAATGATTGGCTAGTTCAGCTCTTGGAATGATTATTTGAGCAATTCTTCAATATTGCGAATTTCATTACACatgaataaaaatcttcaaaatatttgaaaggaATTCATGTCAGAGTATTTCATATTCATTACACTAATTTGCTGCAGGTACATCTAAGCAATATGGCAAATAAGTAATCATACCTAATATGAAGCCTCGTTTTCTCTTTGTGAACACAACCAAAGccaatattgtattgttttataactATATTACAACAGTGGAACTGTGAATACCTTAACTTCTCCAGATTGTGTCACAAAATCTTCTAACACAACTGCTGATGTAAATATGATATCGTTGGACATGTATATGAACTTCTTAGAAAGTCCTTTTATCCTATGGAGGTGACACTCTACTGCCTGAGAAGCGAACGTTGGTaggtcatttttgttttgaaatatttcctgCAAATATTTCAAATGAGTAAATTCTTCTCAAGTAAAGAAAAGTTCCTTGTCATTGAATTTGTACTTAGTTAGGAAAGAAGTAAATATTGCTATTTAAAAGATGCATGACAATGCAGAAATATTTCTCGGGCATTTGTAACAAAGTCTATGATAAtggcattttcataaaattgggAAAACacataaacacatttttatcGTATAATGGAATACACAAATTTATTATTACTAAGAAATAAGCGAATGTTAACAAGCCAATAGCATGCAATGGAACgttcaaataatatttataataacaataatgatcaTAGATAACGTAAGGttacaaaataattaatgtttATTTCAGCTTCATAGTCCTGTTCATTACTAACATTGTAAATTTTAATACTGTCAGCCGTACCTCATGTGTAACTAGTGTCAATCGGGGGTTGTCAAGTCTCAGCCAGCTGGGTATTTGTCCATTTGTAACTAAGAAAATCTTTCTTATCCAGTTAGCATTTTGTTCAACTGATCTGAGTGAATATTTAAGAGGTCCAAAGTCAAAATACCTGTTGAGTACCAATACATCTCCTCTGCAAAAGATGTCTCATAGAATGTAAAAtgccaatttcagaaaatgtTATATGATTGTATATCGCAGTTTCGGGTAATTTTAAGACTA from Mercenaria mercenaria strain notata chromosome 2, MADL_Memer_1, whole genome shotgun sequence carries:
- the LOC123564693 gene encoding N-acetylglucosamine-1-phosphotransferase subunits alpha/beta-like, with amino-acid sequence MCCKSFTNRLDFIAIVFLTCFSVFYFSVRRYKDVLNLEDNDDQPSHVNNSYTTKAPSSESTNRIEDNDSVDIVYTWVNGSDERFKHDLETFLKVLNRKQGDVLVLNRYFDFGPLKYSLRSVEQNANWIRKIFLVTNGQIPSWLRLDNPRLTLVTHEEIFQNKNDLPTFASQAVECHLHRIKGLSKKFIYMSNDIIFTSAVVLEDFVTQSGEVKVRFYKGGLKRCNKKCPPERVNNRKCDQICYTESCEWDGDDCIGKDVDPYSKSDQNFMFDAWKGSILHTYFLFNKAFGPRSRQIPNSGPHLFDKDILRQLNERFPDEWKSTSSQKLRHHLTVNLQFAYYNFLVDAIMRGISGIRTRTIEPTKCCEMEMLAIDNREDDLWKQQLLNTNRSKKLQKPKYLIVTGNFTRPLNSQRINDIKRDLENFFEKMFPKPSTFERKI